A DNA window from Amycolatopsis sp. DSM 110486 contains the following coding sequences:
- a CDS encoding superoxide dismutase: protein MARYNLPDLDYDYSALAPHISGQINELHHSKHHATYVKGANDTLDKIAEAREAGDFSNIVGLETTLAFNLAGHANHVVWWKILSPEGGDKPTGELAAAIDEAFGSFDKFKAQFTAVSTTIQGNGWGALSWDPIGKTLITQQLRDHHNNLILPTTPILLVDVWEHAFYLDYKNVKPDYVKALWNIFNWAEISKRFDNAVAGGNGLLLS from the coding sequence ATGGCCCGGTACAACCTGCCCGATCTCGACTACGACTACAGCGCCCTCGCGCCCCACATCTCGGGTCAGATCAACGAGCTGCACCACAGCAAGCACCACGCGACCTACGTCAAGGGCGCGAACGACACCCTCGACAAGATCGCCGAGGCTCGCGAAGCCGGCGACTTCAGCAACATCGTCGGTCTCGAGACCACGCTGGCCTTCAACCTGGCCGGCCACGCGAACCACGTCGTCTGGTGGAAGATCCTTTCCCCGGAAGGCGGCGACAAGCCGACCGGTGAACTGGCCGCGGCGATCGACGAGGCGTTCGGCTCCTTCGACAAGTTCAAGGCGCAGTTCACCGCCGTCTCCACCACGATCCAGGGCAACGGCTGGGGCGCGCTCTCCTGGGACCCGATCGGCAAGACGCTGATCACCCAGCAGCTGCGCGACCACCACAACAACCTGATCCTGCCGACCACGCCGATCCTGCTGGTCGACGTGTGGGAGCACGCGTTCTACCTGGACTACAAGAACGTGAAGCCGGACTACGTCAAGGCCCTGTGGAACATTTTCAACTGGGCTGAGATCAGCAAGCGCTTCGACAACGCCGTCGCCGGCGGCAACGGCCTGCTGCTCAGCTGA